In a genomic window of Mycolicibacter heraklionensis:
- a CDS encoding recombinase family protein, translated as MSTRKTTGQRVGVGSAAIYARISADAEGTGLGVARQLDDCRKLAADRGWSVGDEYVDNDVSAFSGKPRQQYARMLADLKAGLRDAVIVYNLDRLHRRPVELEEFVALCESVGVSQVATVTADIDLGNDDGLFMARIFAAFAAKESGRKSARIRRKMLANAEAGLPHGSVRPFGYEDDKITLRESEAAVVRQMVDRYLAGQSLRSLTVWLNETGVTPAVAKSWHTGAVRQVLCSGRIAGLREHRGEVIGAAVWPAIITPAERDRVLARMAARSVTKTRSARTYVLSGMLRCGRCGNRLYSQARHRNPDNRTRRYVCLRGPDHGGCGRLTVVAAPVEELLTEAVLARLDSAQLADALAGKASTDADVAALAAQVEADQGRLDELAGLYAQGAITAREWIAARDPITERITAARRDIAAATDTTAVFELAGTGGVLREQWADLDVGRQQVIVKAVLDHAVIAPGTPGARSLDIDRVRPVWRV; from the coding sequence ATGTCTACGAGGAAAACCACTGGTCAGCGGGTTGGGGTGGGGTCGGCGGCGATTTATGCCCGGATTTCAGCGGATGCCGAGGGTACGGGGTTGGGGGTGGCGCGGCAGTTGGATGATTGCCGCAAGCTGGCCGCGGATCGGGGGTGGTCGGTCGGCGATGAGTACGTGGATAACGATGTGTCAGCGTTTTCGGGTAAGCCCCGTCAGCAGTACGCCCGGATGCTGGCTGATCTGAAAGCCGGTTTGCGGGATGCGGTGATCGTCTACAACCTGGACCGGCTGCATCGGCGTCCGGTGGAGTTGGAGGAGTTCGTCGCCCTGTGTGAATCGGTCGGGGTGTCGCAGGTGGCGACGGTGACCGCCGACATCGACCTGGGCAATGACGATGGGTTGTTCATGGCCCGTATCTTCGCTGCGTTCGCCGCCAAGGAATCAGGCCGCAAGTCGGCGCGCATCCGGCGGAAGATGTTGGCCAATGCCGAGGCGGGGTTGCCGCACGGGTCGGTGCGCCCGTTCGGCTATGAGGACGACAAGATCACGCTGCGCGAGTCCGAGGCCGCTGTGGTGCGCCAGATGGTGGACCGCTACCTGGCCGGTCAGTCGTTGCGGTCGTTGACGGTGTGGCTCAACGAGACCGGTGTCACCCCGGCGGTCGCGAAGTCCTGGCATACCGGGGCGGTGCGGCAGGTGTTGTGTTCGGGGCGTATTGCGGGGTTGCGGGAGCATCGCGGGGAGGTGATCGGTGCGGCGGTGTGGCCGGCGATCATCACGCCAGCGGAGCGGGATCGGGTGTTGGCACGGATGGCGGCACGGTCGGTGACCAAGACCAGATCAGCACGCACGTATGTGTTGTCGGGGATGCTGCGGTGCGGGCGTTGCGGCAACCGCCTGTATTCGCAAGCGCGGCATCGTAATCCGGATAATCGCACTCGGCGTTATGTGTGTTTGCGCGGCCCGGATCATGGTGGGTGTGGCCGGTTGACGGTGGTCGCCGCCCCGGTCGAGGAACTGTTGACCGAGGCGGTGCTGGCCCGGTTGGATTCGGCACAGTTGGCCGATGCGCTGGCGGGCAAAGCCAGCACCGATGCCGATGTGGCTGCCCTGGCTGCGCAGGTGGAAGCCGATCAGGGGCGCCTGGATGAGTTGGCCGGATTGTATGCCCAGGGGGCGATCACCGCCCGAGAGTGGATTGCTGCGCGTGATCCGATCACCGAGCGCATTACTGCGGCTCGCCGGGACATCGCAGCGGCGACCGATACCACCGCCGTCTTCGAGCTGGCCGGTACCGGTGGTGTCCTGCGCGAGCAGTGGGCTGATCTGGATGTGGGTCGCCAGCAGGTGATCGTCAAAGCGGTGCTCGATCACGCGGTGATCGCCCCGGGCACCCCCGGTGCACGCAGCTTGGACATCGACCGGGTACGGCCCGTCTGGCGGGTATGA
- a CDS encoding replication initiator, whose amino-acid sequence MVRRASSPRFEAWWRRVESVGYCAHPIQLVGADISGGRHQVWTRCNNRRATVCPSCSDLYARDTWQLVHAGAAGGHHNVPIEVAARPQVFTTLTAPGYGAVHNATGTVCHLRPGGSGAKCRHGNTMHCNAIHAADDPVVGQPLCGDCYDYLGHVLFAWHLPELWRRFTIALRRAVATQLKAIGVSSKSVRVSFVKVVELQARAIPHIHALIRLDPPDDPATASGDHDNDGPAAACGGGEPRCIADHDGRWSSPITAGELAALIQHAARHVHIDAPADGSNNRNGNRNRYRNRNRNRNGDCGSDGARVVRFGTQIDSQPLTPETHTVTGDPVGAAISRLSPRRVAGYLAKYVTKSLHDFGITARRLSAEAIRDLEVSEHVRAILSTIAELAEHPGAAVAGIGRWLHTLGYRGHITTKSRHYSTTLGALRTTRATWTRQQVRQAITERNAPQPVDRATGTGRDTADVIDPDAVAWEFDQAGHTSAGDCVLVISAALRHITARITALTETRTRARTGRLWLAPPGAGDG is encoded by the coding sequence ATGGTTCGCCGCGCATCCTCGCCCCGGTTCGAGGCGTGGTGGCGGCGGGTGGAATCGGTCGGCTACTGCGCCCATCCGATCCAGCTGGTCGGCGCCGACATCAGCGGGGGCCGTCATCAGGTGTGGACACGCTGCAACAACCGCCGCGCCACCGTCTGCCCGTCGTGTTCGGACCTCTACGCCCGCGACACCTGGCAGCTGGTGCACGCCGGGGCCGCCGGCGGCCACCACAATGTGCCGATCGAGGTCGCCGCCCGCCCACAAGTGTTCACCACGCTCACCGCGCCGGGCTACGGGGCAGTGCACAACGCCACCGGCACCGTCTGCCACCTCCGACCCGGCGGGTCGGGCGCCAAGTGTCGGCATGGAAACACCATGCACTGTAACGCTATTCATGCTGCCGATGATCCGGTTGTGGGGCAACCGCTCTGCGGTGACTGCTATGACTACCTCGGGCATGTGTTGTTCGCCTGGCATCTGCCGGAGTTGTGGCGGCGCTTCACGATCGCACTCCGCCGTGCCGTCGCAACGCAGTTGAAAGCCATTGGCGTGTCCTCTAAATCGGTGCGGGTGAGTTTCGTCAAGGTCGTCGAGCTGCAAGCGCGTGCCATCCCGCACATTCACGCCCTGATCCGCCTGGACCCGCCCGACGATCCCGCCACTGCATCGGGTGACCACGACAATGACGGCCCCGCCGCCGCGTGCGGTGGTGGGGAGCCCCGTTGCATAGCCGACCATGATGGCCGCTGGTCGTCACCGATCACCGCCGGCGAACTGGCCGCACTCATCCAGCACGCGGCTCGCCACGTCCACATCGATGCGCCCGCCGACGGCAGTAACAACAGGAACGGGAACAGAAACAGGTACAGGAACAGGAACAGGAACAGGAACGGTGATTGTGGGTCAGATGGTGCGCGGGTGGTGCGGTTCGGCACCCAGATCGACAGCCAACCCCTGACACCCGAAACACACACAGTCACAGGCGATCCCGTCGGTGCTGCGATATCTCGGCTGTCGCCGCGTCGGGTGGCGGGCTACCTGGCGAAATACGTCACCAAGTCATTGCACGACTTCGGCATTACCGCCCGACGCCTGTCAGCAGAAGCAATCCGCGACCTGGAGGTCAGCGAGCATGTGCGCGCGATTCTGTCCACCATCGCCGAACTGGCTGAGCACCCCGGCGCGGCGGTGGCGGGGATCGGGCGCTGGCTGCACACCCTGGGCTATCGCGGGCACATCACCACGAAATCCCGGCACTACTCGACCACCCTGGGCGCCTTGCGGACCACCCGCGCCACCTGGACCCGCCAGCAGGTGAGGCAAGCGATAACGGAACGGAATGCACCGCAACCCGTCGATAGGGCAACCGGCACCGGGCGGGACACCGCCGACGTGATCGACCCCGATGCAGTGGCATGGGAGTTCGACCAGGCCGGACACACCAGCGCCGGGGATTGCGTCCTGGTCATCTCCGCAGCCCTGCGCCACATCACCGCCCGCATCACCGCCCTGACAGAAACCCGCACCCGTGCCCGAACCGGCCGCTTGTGGTTGGCACCGCCTGGAGCCGGTGATGGCTGA
- a CDS encoding acyl-CoA dehydrogenase family protein, with translation MSLFEMSERATKYQTDLLEFMDECVYPAESVYETQMAESGNPHFQPPILEELKAQARQRGLWNLFHPHPEWGPGLTNLEYAPLAEIMGRSPHLAPEACNCSAPDTGNMEVLTLFGSDEHKERYLKPLLEGTIRSAFAMTEPQVASSDATNVQLSMVRDGDGYVLNGRKWFASNALHQNCKVMIVMGKTDPDTNVYQQQSMMVVPIDAPGVTVMRGLPVFGYQDREGHAEIDFKDVRVPAKDVLKGEGEGFAIAQARLGPGRIHHCMRAIGMAERALELLCRRARSRVAFGRPISDNANIRDWIAEARIDIEMIRLLTLKTAYLMDTVGNKAAQVEIAAIKVAAPNIALKIVDRAIQVHGGGGVTEDFPLAGFWAHLRTLRLADGPDEVHKRAIARQELHKYREDAR, from the coding sequence ATGTCCCTGTTTGAAATGTCTGAGCGCGCAACGAAATACCAGACGGATCTGCTGGAGTTCATGGACGAGTGCGTCTATCCGGCCGAGTCGGTCTACGAGACGCAGATGGCCGAATCCGGCAATCCGCACTTTCAGCCGCCGATCCTGGAGGAGCTGAAGGCGCAGGCGCGCCAGCGCGGTCTGTGGAATCTGTTTCACCCCCACCCGGAATGGGGTCCGGGCCTGACCAATCTGGAATACGCGCCGCTGGCCGAGATCATGGGCCGCAGCCCGCATCTGGCTCCCGAAGCCTGTAACTGTAGCGCGCCGGACACCGGCAACATGGAGGTGTTAACGCTGTTCGGCAGCGACGAGCACAAGGAGCGCTACCTCAAGCCGTTGCTGGAGGGCACCATCCGGTCGGCATTTGCGATGACCGAGCCGCAGGTGGCCAGCTCGGACGCCACCAATGTGCAGCTGTCGATGGTGCGCGACGGCGACGGCTACGTGCTTAACGGCCGGAAATGGTTCGCCTCCAACGCCTTGCATCAGAACTGCAAGGTGATGATCGTGATGGGCAAGACCGATCCCGACACCAATGTCTACCAGCAGCAGTCCATGATGGTGGTCCCCATCGACGCCCCGGGCGTTACCGTCATGCGCGGGCTGCCGGTCTTCGGCTACCAGGACCGCGAAGGCCACGCCGAGATCGACTTCAAAGACGTTCGGGTGCCCGCCAAAGACGTGCTGAAGGGTGAGGGTGAGGGGTTCGCGATTGCCCAGGCCCGGCTCGGCCCCGGCCGCATCCACCACTGCATGCGGGCCATCGGCATGGCCGAGCGGGCCCTGGAGCTGCTGTGCAGGCGGGCACGGTCACGGGTCGCGTTCGGCCGGCCGATCTCCGACAACGCCAACATCCGCGACTGGATCGCCGAGGCGCGCATCGACATCGAGATGATCCGGCTGCTGACGCTCAAGACCGCCTACCTGATGGACACCGTCGGCAACAAGGCGGCACAGGTCGAGATCGCGGCGATCAAGGTCGCGGCGCCCAACATCGCGCTCAAGATCGTCGACCGGGCCATCCAGGTGCACGGCGGCGGCGGGGTCACCGAAGACTTCCCGCTGGCCGGGTTCTGGGCCCACCTGCGCACCCTGCGGCTGGCCGACGGCCCCGATGAGGTGCACAAGCGTGCCATTGCCCGCCAGGAGCTGCACAAGTACCGCGAGGACGCCCGATGA
- a CDS encoding HNH endonuclease signature motif containing protein, protein MFESKALEPESLAEADDKALVAAISRWARLEAAAAARRLAVIGELVARRTRGVDAVNRSRWSCDYWDAAAAEVAAAEQISHGMASSQMYLASALRDRLPKVAALFLDGAISTRLVATMVWRTTLITDPYVLHVIDTELAEIATGLGPLSAAKTAAAIDALIDRHDPEAIRRYQRGARGREVVVDTRNSENGTTALWGRLLSTDGAALDRRLTQLAHTVCDDDPRTLAQRRADALGALATGADNLACACGNSDCPAAGVDARATNVTVYVLADQAALDTVADSRFGDGEGPLAPTSQTRPAASGHIIGGGTVPPQLLAHLVNRGAGVKPLRDPSDLPAEPQYRPSRAMAAFIRARDLTCRFPGCDRPATHCDIDHAVAHPRGATHPAKVRFR, encoded by the coding sequence ATGTTCGAATCGAAGGCGCTGGAGCCGGAGTCGTTGGCCGAGGCCGACGACAAGGCCCTGGTGGCGGCCATCTCGCGTTGGGCCCGACTGGAGGCCGCCGCAGCTGCGCGCCGGCTGGCCGTCATCGGCGAATTGGTGGCACGGCGCACCCGCGGGGTCGATGCGGTGAACCGGTCACGCTGGTCATGCGACTACTGGGATGCCGCAGCCGCCGAGGTCGCCGCCGCCGAGCAGATCAGCCACGGTATGGCGTCCTCGCAGATGTATCTCGCCTCGGCATTGCGGGACCGCCTGCCGAAGGTCGCCGCATTGTTTCTCGACGGGGCGATCAGCACCCGCCTCGTCGCCACGATGGTCTGGCGCACGACCTTGATCACCGACCCCTACGTGCTGCATGTCATCGACACCGAACTCGCCGAGATCGCCACCGGCCTAGGACCGCTGTCCGCGGCCAAAACTGCTGCCGCCATCGATGCCCTCATCGACCGGCACGACCCCGAAGCCATTCGGCGTTACCAGCGAGGCGCCCGCGGCCGCGAAGTGGTTGTCGATACCCGCAACAGCGAAAACGGCACCACTGCGCTGTGGGGCCGGTTGCTCTCCACTGATGGCGCCGCACTCGACCGGCGCCTGACACAACTGGCCCATACCGTCTGCGACGACGATCCTCGCACTCTCGCCCAACGCCGCGCCGACGCCCTCGGTGCCCTGGCCACCGGTGCCGACAACCTGGCCTGCGCCTGCGGCAACAGCGACTGCCCGGCAGCCGGCGTCGACGCCCGCGCGACCAACGTCACCGTCTACGTCCTCGCCGACCAAGCCGCACTGGACACCGTGGCCGACTCGCGTTTCGGCGACGGCGAAGGACCCCTGGCTCCGACATCTCAGACACGCCCAGCAGCCTCCGGGCACATCATCGGCGGGGGCACCGTTCCCCCGCAGCTACTGGCGCACCTGGTCAACCGGGGCGCCGGCGTCAAACCCCTCCGAGACCCTTCTGATCTGCCTGCCGAGCCCCAGTACCGTCCCTCACGAGCGATGGCTGCCTTCATTCGCGCCCGCGACCTCACCTGCCGATTCCCGGGCTGCGACCGGCCTGCGACCCACTGCGACATCGACCACGCCGTGGCCCACCCGCGGGGGGCCACCCACCCGGCCAAGGTCAGATTTCGTTAA
- a CDS encoding SDR family oxidoreductase, translating to MKVAERVAIVTGGGGGIGGALAAALVQAGAKVVVADLDADAAAAVAEAINAEHPGAVVARGGDVSDTETIRELIALAQERYGPVDFYFANAGITGAPGLPGEADWDQAIDVNLRSHIRAAQLLIPDWVSRGEGYFVSTASAAGLLTQLGAATYSVTKHAAVGFAEWLNITYGDQGVRVSCLCPMGVNTKLLYAGEQSGDRLGDLATRAVTTAGEVLEPADVAAEVLAAIDDERFLILPHPVVLEMFRHKAGDYDRWLRGMRRYQRGLLDSEVS from the coding sequence ATGAAGGTTGCCGAGCGGGTCGCGATCGTCACCGGTGGCGGTGGCGGCATCGGTGGAGCGCTGGCCGCGGCGCTGGTCCAGGCCGGGGCGAAAGTGGTGGTCGCCGACCTCGACGCGGACGCCGCGGCGGCGGTAGCCGAGGCGATCAACGCCGAGCATCCCGGCGCTGTGGTCGCTCGCGGCGGCGACGTTTCCGACACCGAGACCATTCGCGAGCTGATCGCGTTGGCGCAGGAGCGGTACGGCCCGGTCGACTTCTACTTCGCCAACGCCGGGATCACCGGTGCCCCCGGCCTGCCCGGCGAAGCCGACTGGGACCAGGCCATCGACGTCAACCTGCGCTCGCACATCCGCGCCGCGCAGCTGCTGATTCCCGACTGGGTAAGCCGCGGGGAGGGATACTTCGTCTCGACTGCATCCGCCGCCGGACTGCTCACCCAACTCGGCGCCGCCACCTACTCGGTGACCAAGCACGCGGCGGTCGGATTCGCCGAATGGCTCAACATCACCTACGGCGACCAGGGCGTGCGGGTCAGCTGCCTGTGCCCGATGGGTGTCAACACCAAGTTGCTCTACGCCGGTGAACAATCCGGCGACCGGCTGGGCGATCTGGCCACCCGTGCGGTCACCACCGCCGGTGAGGTGCTGGAGCCCGCCGACGTCGCCGCGGAGGTGCTCGCCGCCATCGACGACGAGCGTTTTCTGATCCTGCCGCACCCGGTGGTGCTGGAGATGTTCCGGCACAAGGCAGGCGATTACGACCGTTGGCTGCGCGGCATGCGCCGCTACCAGCGCGGCCTGCTCGACTCCGAAGTGTCCTAG
- a CDS encoding class I adenylate-forming enzyme family protein, with product MTHVVEITRSHNPFPAAGLIRDHNGVAHYQQLPATLLHVLAEQAEQRPDSEAVVELGGDRLTYRQLWQRAARVAGGLRADGLTRGDRVALRYPAGLDWVLAFWGTLMAGGIPVAVNTRSAAPEVEFVLTDAGVSVDLAPGTALPDGQPYVVDGLEAGDTAALFYTSGTTGSPKGVPTTHEAFVTNAENMMRTLGRPRALGEEYRTLISVPLFHVTGCNSQLLVAAYTGGTAVIMGSLNLPELIATLPAQRISSMVTVPAIYSLLLRHPEFAAVDVSGVRWVGYGGAPTAPALVRSLREAFGAATVFNGYGMTETASLMTVLPDSDAVAHADSVGYAVPSGDIGIVPLGDDPSTGELVVRGANVMRGYWNRPEATAATIIDGWLHTGDVVRVDEAGRVHIIDRLKDIINRGGENVSSVEVEAALLSAPGVADACVLAVPDEVMGEKVGAVLLGDQHEIDVGAVLEYCRGQLADFKVPQYISVVTEALPRTASGKLLKAQLREQVRWGSPLR from the coding sequence ATGACACACGTCGTCGAAATAACGCGGAGCCACAACCCTTTTCCGGCGGCCGGGCTGATTCGCGACCACAACGGTGTCGCGCACTACCAACAGCTGCCGGCGACGCTGCTCCATGTGCTGGCCGAGCAGGCCGAGCAGCGGCCCGACAGTGAAGCCGTGGTCGAACTCGGGGGTGACCGGCTGACCTACCGGCAGTTGTGGCAGCGGGCCGCGCGGGTGGCCGGCGGGCTGCGTGCCGACGGCCTGACGCGCGGTGACCGGGTCGCGTTGCGCTACCCGGCGGGGCTGGACTGGGTGCTGGCGTTTTGGGGCACGCTGATGGCCGGCGGAATACCGGTGGCCGTCAATACCCGCTCGGCCGCACCGGAAGTCGAGTTTGTGCTCACCGATGCCGGAGTCAGCGTGGACCTGGCGCCCGGCACCGCACTGCCCGACGGCCAACCGTATGTGGTGGACGGGCTCGAAGCGGGCGACACCGCTGCGCTGTTCTACACCTCCGGCACCACCGGCAGCCCCAAGGGAGTGCCCACCACCCACGAGGCGTTTGTGACCAACGCCGAGAACATGATGCGCACCTTGGGCCGGCCCCGGGCGCTGGGCGAGGAATACCGCACGCTGATCTCGGTCCCGCTGTTCCATGTGACCGGCTGCAACTCTCAACTGCTGGTCGCGGCCTACACCGGCGGTACGGCGGTCATCATGGGATCGCTGAATCTTCCCGAGTTGATCGCAACGCTTCCCGCACAACGGATCTCATCGATGGTGACGGTACCGGCGATCTACTCACTGCTGCTTCGGCATCCCGAATTCGCCGCGGTCGACGTGAGCGGGGTGCGGTGGGTCGGCTACGGCGGGGCGCCGACGGCACCGGCGCTGGTGCGGTCGCTGCGCGAGGCATTCGGCGCGGCAACGGTGTTCAACGGCTACGGCATGACCGAGACCGCCTCGCTGATGACGGTGCTGCCGGACTCCGACGCGGTGGCGCACGCGGACTCGGTCGGCTACGCCGTGCCCTCGGGAGACATCGGCATCGTCCCGCTCGGTGATGACCCGAGCACCGGTGAACTGGTGGTGCGCGGGGCGAATGTGATGCGGGGCTACTGGAACCGGCCGGAGGCGACCGCCGCCACGATCATCGACGGCTGGCTGCACACCGGCGATGTGGTGCGCGTCGACGAGGCCGGCCGGGTGCACATCATCGACCGGCTCAAAGACATCATCAACCGCGGCGGCGAGAACGTCTCCAGCGTCGAGGTGGAAGCCGCACTGTTGTCGGCGCCCGGCGTGGCCGACGCGTGTGTGCTCGCGGTGCCCGACGAGGTGATGGGGGAGAAGGTCGGCGCGGTGCTGCTCGGCGACCAGCACGAGATCGACGTGGGCGCGGTACTGGAGTACTGCCGCGGCCAACTGGCGGACTTCAAGGTGCCGCAGTACATCAGCGTGGTGACCGAGGCGCTGCCACGCACCGCCAGCGGCAAACTGCTCAAGGCGCAGCTGCGCGAGCAGGTGCGATGGGGCTCGCCGCTGCGGTAA
- a CDS encoding VOC family protein — protein MEQQVHFVTIAATDLAATRNFYAALGWQPLLDVEGEIVFYQAAPGQVLGFFDADKFNEDLALPGDHFRVSGITVAHNVGSPDAVIALADAMAAAGGVVIKPPQPGQFGEVFHAHVQDPNGLIWEIAHNPGWRIAPDGTVSLG, from the coding sequence ATGGAGCAACAGGTGCACTTCGTCACCATCGCGGCCACCGATCTGGCCGCGACCAGGAATTTCTACGCTGCGCTGGGCTGGCAGCCCCTGTTGGACGTCGAGGGCGAGATCGTCTTCTACCAGGCGGCGCCGGGCCAGGTGCTGGGCTTTTTCGACGCCGACAAGTTCAACGAAGACTTGGCGCTGCCCGGCGATCATTTCCGGGTCTCGGGGATCACCGTGGCGCACAACGTCGGCAGTCCCGACGCCGTCATCGCGCTGGCCGACGCCATGGCCGCCGCGGGCGGTGTCGTCATCAAACCGCCGCAACCCGGCCAGTTCGGCGAGGTATTCCACGCCCACGTCCAAGACCCCAACGGACTCATCTGGGAGATCGCCCACAACCCCGGCTGGCGGATCGCGCCCGATGGCACGGTAAGTCTCGGCTGA
- a CDS encoding DNA recombination protein RmuC → MDTALLILLTSLALLAVILQVVVLVRPAGGAISPEQLAALRGDSERVERTLREEQHAGRAELAQAFHQWQLTLHRFGSTLQGTQDKLGATLDRQLRSLQTENTAQLEKMRATVDEKLQATLETRLAQSFTQISERLEAVQRGLGEMQTLATGVGDLKRVLTNVKTRGIFGETQLAALLAETLTPEQYATNVITVPGSNARVEFAIRLPGATGAREVLLPIDAKFPREDFERLLDAQEHADIAGEAAARQALIRRIEAEAGDICDKYLEPPHTTDFAILFLATESLYAEVLRQPGLFEQIQAKYNVTLAGPTTLAALLNSLRMGFRTLAIEQRSSEVWQVLGAVKTEFGKFAAVLEKTRKQLDTARNTIDTAGVRTRAIERKLRGVESLPEREVEALLGELGNDSEEVSEVDIEFS, encoded by the coding sequence ATGGACACAGCACTGCTGATCCTCCTCACCTCACTGGCGCTACTGGCGGTGATCCTGCAGGTGGTGGTGCTCGTGCGCCCCGCCGGCGGGGCGATCTCGCCGGAACAGCTCGCCGCGCTGCGCGGTGACAGTGAACGCGTGGAGCGAACCCTGCGCGAAGAGCAGCATGCCGGGCGTGCCGAACTCGCGCAGGCATTCCACCAATGGCAGCTGACCCTGCACCGCTTCGGATCGACTCTGCAGGGAACACAAGACAAGCTGGGCGCCACGCTGGATCGCCAGCTGCGGAGCCTGCAGACCGAGAACACCGCGCAACTGGAGAAGATGCGCGCCACGGTGGACGAAAAGTTGCAGGCCACGCTGGAAACCCGCTTGGCGCAGTCGTTTACGCAGATCTCGGAGCGCCTGGAAGCCGTGCAACGGGGCCTGGGCGAAATGCAGACGCTGGCCACCGGGGTGGGTGATCTGAAGCGGGTGCTGACCAATGTCAAAACCCGCGGCATCTTCGGCGAGACGCAATTGGCCGCGCTGCTGGCCGAGACGCTGACGCCCGAGCAGTACGCCACCAACGTCATCACCGTGCCGGGTTCGAACGCCCGGGTGGAGTTCGCGATCCGATTGCCCGGCGCCACCGGCGCTCGCGAGGTGTTGTTGCCGATCGACGCCAAGTTTCCGCGTGAGGACTTCGAGCGCCTACTCGACGCACAGGAGCACGCCGACATCGCCGGGGAGGCCGCCGCGCGTCAGGCGCTGATCCGGCGGATCGAAGCCGAGGCCGGCGATATCTGTGACAAGTACCTCGAGCCGCCGCACACCACGGACTTCGCGATCCTGTTCCTGGCCACCGAGAGTCTGTACGCCGAGGTGCTGCGTCAGCCTGGGCTGTTCGAGCAGATTCAGGCCAAGTACAACGTCACGCTGGCCGGACCGACCACCTTGGCCGCGCTGCTCAACAGCCTGCGGATGGGCTTTCGCACCCTGGCGATCGAACAGCGCAGCAGCGAGGTCTGGCAGGTGCTCGGAGCGGTCAAGACCGAATTCGGCAAGTTCGCGGCGGTGCTGGAGAAGACCCGCAAGCAACTCGACACCGCTCGTAACACCATCGACACCGCCGGAGTCCGCACCCGCGCCATCGAACGCAAGCTGCGCGGGGTGGAGTCGCTGCCCGAACGAGAGGTCGAAGCCTTGCTCGGTGAACTCGGCAACGACTCGGAAGAAGTCAGTGAAGTTGACATCGAATTCAGTTAG
- a CDS encoding TetR/AcrR family transcriptional regulator, translating into MDAVPAAPARQLPATVRGARTRAGLVAAARKVFERDGYLDAKLTDITKAAGCATGSFYTYFANKEEIFAAVLEQAQQDMMHPGMGRVSDSDDPYAVLEASNRAYLEAYRRNAQLMGLLEQVAQIDPKFRAFRARRADAFVQRNAAGIADLQERGIAAADVDPLLASRALSGMVSRLAYGTFVGEEAAHSSGTDFEALVATVTRLWANALQFQTTKSRT; encoded by the coding sequence ATGGATGCCGTCCCGGCCGCCCCGGCCCGCCAGTTGCCGGCCACGGTACGCGGGGCACGCACCCGGGCGGGGCTGGTCGCCGCGGCGCGCAAGGTCTTCGAGCGCGACGGCTACCTCGACGCCAAGCTGACCGACATCACCAAGGCTGCCGGTTGTGCGACCGGGTCGTTCTACACCTACTTCGCGAACAAAGAAGAGATTTTCGCCGCGGTCCTCGAGCAGGCCCAGCAGGACATGATGCATCCGGGCATGGGCCGCGTCAGTGACTCCGACGACCCCTATGCGGTGCTGGAAGCGAGCAATCGCGCCTATTTGGAGGCGTATCGGCGCAATGCACAGTTGATGGGGCTGCTCGAGCAGGTGGCCCAGATCGATCCGAAATTCCGTGCCTTCCGCGCGCGGCGAGCCGACGCGTTCGTCCAACGCAATGCCGCCGGCATCGCCGATCTGCAGGAACGCGGAATCGCCGCCGCCGATGTCGATCCGCTGCTGGCGTCGCGGGCACTGTCGGGGATGGTCAGCCGACTGGCATACGGCACCTTCGTGGGTGAGGAGGCCGCGCACAGTTCGGGCACCGACTTTGAGGCCTTGGTCGCGACCGTCACCCGGCTGTGGGCCAATGCCCTGCAATTCCAAACCACCAAAAGTCGAACATGA